From Bacillota bacterium LX-D:
GGAAATAAATTAGCAGCCTTTGGTGTTTCTCTGATTGCTCTTTTAGCCTTAATTCTGCCTATTTACATCGGCATTATACTTAGCTAAAAATCTATTTATGAGCCTAGGAGCGGCTTCTTTTTATTCTCATATAACGCACGATTAGTTCGTCTAGTTCGCAGCTTTTTTGATATATCTCCTGATCTAACAAACCTCTCTGGGAATTAATTGCCATTCTGGTCAATTCATCAGACTTAGACTTAATTCTTTTATACAGATAACAATCTGCACCCATTTTTTTCACATCTCCCCCTCCAACCCCTATATATTGTGGTGTACTCTGACCCTTGACAACTATATATTGTGTTTTATAGTATACTTCGACATCATTGGAAAATAACCTGCTAAATTTTACCGTTTATTTAAAATTTCTTACATTTTTCTGTAAAATAACTAAGAAAGCCGGTACTTAAGGTAATTTATGTAAACAGGAAACTTTTACTCGCCTTCCTCATAACTTATTACTAGATTACAAAGGAGCTTAATATGTACAATATTGTAGGAGGTTGCCTTAATGAGTATGAATTTTGATAACTTGTTTGCCCAAGCAAATCAATTTAAGGAAAACATGGCCCAAGCCAAAAGAACTTTGGCTGTTAAAACCACGGAAGTAAAAGGCGGACAAGGTGCTGTAAGTGTCATTATTAATGGGTTAGGGGAAATTAAAGAAATACGCTTATCTCCTAATGCCATGTCCACCCTGGGACGAGAAAAATTGCAAAGAGTCCTTACGGAAACAGTCAACGCAGCATTTGCCCGCTCCAAGGATTTTGCTGGGAAAACAATGTCTGAGCTAACAGGTATCGATATCAATAGCCTGTCTAATTTATTTTAAGATTCCCCATCTTGCCCTTAAAAGGGCTTTTTTTTATTAGTTCACCCTTTTCCCACCCTCTGAATATTAATATACCAGTAAAACTTTTTTTATGATTAAGAGGGTGAGTAAATGGATCTTTTAGATAGACTTTTGAAAAAAACCCGTTATGACCTAATGAATATTTCCTCTAATATCGTAGGTGTAGGCAAGGGATTTAAAACAATCCACGGGGAAACAACAAATAAAGGATCTGTTGTAGTATTAGTGAATAAGAAACTGCCTCCTGAGGCACTAAGCAAGCGGGAAAAAGTTCCTGCCAAAATATATGATGTGGAAACAGATGTAATTGAGGTAGGGGATATTCGTCTTTTAGGACATACGGATTACATGCGCCCGGCACCTCCTGGTGTCAGCATCGGCCACTATAAAATTACAGCAGGTACTTTTGGAGCAGTGGTGAAAGACAAAGCTACTAAAAAAACCTTGCTGCTTTCTAATAACCATGTTTTTGCCAATAGCTCTAATGGCAGAGATGGGCGCTGCAGAATTGGAGACCCTATTTATCAACCAGGTCCGTACGATGGAGGAACCAAAGACCAGTTAATTGGTTACTTAGAAAGATTTATACCTATTTCCCGAGAATACACCCAAGCTGCCTGTCCCAAAGCTGCAGCTTTAGAGAGGGTAGGCAACAAAATATTACACAGCGTTAAACCAAACTATCGAATGTCCCTGTTTAAAAAATCATCTGTTTGTAATTTAGTAGATGCGGCTGTAGCCCGGCCTATTTCTTATGATGCGATTACGCCAAAAATCTTGGATATTGGGTATGTTCGGGGTGTGAAAGAAATTAGTTTAGGAATGAAGGTTAAAAAAAGTGGGCGTTCAAGCGGCTTTAATACAGGAATGGTGAGAGTTTTATCAACTACTCTAAAGGTTTCTTTAGGAGAAAACGACAATGTTTACTTCACCGATCAGGTTATAGCCGGCCCTATGGCTAGCCCTGGAGACAGCGGCGCCTTAGTTTTAGATGAAAATAACTACGCTGTGGGATTACTCTTTGCCGGCTCAGAGTCAGCAACTATTATTAACCGCATTCAAAATGTTATGGATTTATTAAAAGTAGAATTTTAGGGTTGAAAATTTTTAATCAAAAGGTAAGCACATATTGTTTTAATATGTTTGCTTACCTTTTGTTACATCTAAAGAACTAAATTCCCCCCTGGCTGCTGCATAACTTTAAGGATGTTTTCCTCATCGCCATTAAGGGCGTTAATATAGATTAAATACTGCTCTTGTCTTAAGACGCCTTTAACTTCATATGTAAAAACTTCTTTTCCGTTTTCCAAAGGAATTATAGCCTGGCGCATACTTTCTACAACTACATTAGGATTGATTCTTGCTTTAACATCTCTTTCTGTGAGTTTCGCCTTAGGAATTTTTCTTGCGTGGTGTGCCATTAAATAGCTAAAGGATTCAAAACCTACTATTTCGCCGTTATCTAAAGCAACCTTAACTTTTAATTGGTCGGGGTAAATAACCACATTGTCTTGACAGTAAACGTAGGTAATAACTAAAGAATTATCTTGGGTAATCCTATATGTAGGAAGCATATACTGATAACCATTTTCCTTTAGAAATTGGTTTGCTTTATCCTCAGCCTCTTCCAGAGAAATTTTTTTACTGCCTATTGTCCGGTTATTAAGAACAGTAATTATATGTCCGCCTTTTTTGCTGACATCAACACTAATCAATCCCTTTGATTGATTAGGGTTTAAGATAAAGTTAAAGGCTGGAATTTTGCCATTAACTTGACTTGTTCTAATAATTCTATAATTTTGTTCCTTGGAAAAGGACAGAAACTTTTGAGCTTCTGCTGCAGCTTCTGAGGATACTAGGTTTTTTCCACTTAAACCTAATGGCTTTTTTAATTCCAGGTGATCCGAAAAGGGTCCATCATATATTAAGGTAGGCAAACCTTGAATGCGTTTTTCAATATCCACAAAATTTGCTAAATCCTTCTTGGGAGCAGCCTGGGCACTTTTGAGCCAATCAGTGTTTACGGCTGCATCTGTCCACCGAAAACCATCCTGATTAAAATTCGTTTCAATTTCATGTAAGTTTTCACTTAAACGTCCTGTTTCATCGTAAAAGTATTTCAACTTTTCATAATCCTTATTGCTTAGCTGCCTGCCATTGGCTTCTGCTCTAGCCAAAGTAAAACAATAATCTCCTAATTGATTGAGGAACTTACGGGTAGAAGCCATATTCACTTCTGTAATAGGCAACGCGGCCAATGAATTTTGGGCATCGGCAGCTCTATTCCAGATTTCTGTTAAGTAAAGAATATTGTGCTTTGGGGAACCGGAAATAAGACTTTTACCCAGTAATATTCTACTTTGCTCAACATGACTGACCAAATTGTAAAAATTATTTTGATAACCAGCTTCTAAAGCATAGGATAGCCTCTGTTTGCCGGCTCTTTCCCAGTTGCCCCAGGCAAATAAGCCAATTACAAAAAGAGTTAATAGACCAATATAAAGTAGTTTACGCATAAATGCTTCCTCCTAAATAATCTTAGATACCAAAAACATGGTTGCCAATTTGACGTATTATCTTCCGTGTCCAAATCCAACTGCTTACTTGCTTATAAGGGTTCCAAAAATATAGTGCCCCGTAGGTTGGATCCCAACCATTTAAAGCATCAATAGCTGCTTTTCTCGCTGTAGCCAAATTGGCAGTTCTCCAAATTAGCCCATTAGTTACACTTTCAAAAGCATGGGGCTGATAAATAACACCACTAATCGTATTGGGAAAAGAGGCGTTGCGTACCCGGTTTAACATTACAGCTGCTACAGCAACCTGTCCTTCATAGGGCTCACCTGTAGCTTCACCAGCTACAAGTCTCGTCAATAAGTTAACCTCATCAGCTCTTCTTACTAAGGACCATTCTCCTTGAGTAGGTAATGCTTCCTCCTCCAGGGGTTCAGGATCGGGAATAGATGATACTTCAAATTTAGCCCCCAGCAATTGTGGAATATCCTGTGGCTGTACTAGAGCCAGCTGACGCAAAGACACTACTGTTAACGCTAAAACTACCGCCAGCAAAATCCTTTTGCTAAAAATATTATTCAAGCCTATTCACCTCTAATAAATGTTAGTACTTTTTCTTCTGTTTATTTTGGTTTAGATGGCAATAAATTATTCCTTTGCTAACCTTAGTAACAGCAAAATATTATCCAACATAATATGCAATAGAGGCCTAAAGGAAAGGAGGCAAATTTATTCATGAATTTTAACGAGGATTTACTTGCCTTGCTGCAAAGTGCTCAGCCATTTTTAGGAGGAACAGGACAAAGAATTGTTGATTTAACTAATAACTTATACGAGCTGTTTAATAGCTCACCCGCTCAAAACGCTCTACAAACACTCTCTGCAATAAAAAGTACAACCAGGGCTAATGCTTTATCCTTAGGGGATAGCCTAAGAGGGGAAAATCGGCATCATCATAATCTACTAGCTCTTTTCATGCTGGTCATACTGCTCTTTCTTTCGGAAAATCCTTTAAAAAGAATTACTAAGGGTTTTTCTGTAGAGCAGCTAGAAAAAGAAGATGATGAGCAATTTGCTGAAGTGGAAAAAGAAGAGGAAGAAGACAATAAAGCAGAAGATTACGAAGAATTTACAGAACACAACGACTTCTAAGAAACCAGCCGCTAAATCATTATTAAAAGTTTAGCGGCTGGCGTAATTATTTTCTGCATCAAGGAATATATTATTCTAGGCTATTTCCGATGAAAGGGGGAGAACTTTTTGGATAAAGGGAGAGAAGATGAAGTCGATATATTTACCGGCATATTTAATTTACTGGATCGCTATCCTCATTTTACTGCTGATCACCTTTTAGGGCTACTAAGCCTCTTAACACTTTTTAACATAACAAATCTACTTAAACCTGTTACATTACGGCTGCCAAAATCCGAACTAACACAAACGATGGCTGCCAATGCTTTAGATGGCAACCTGATGCAAACTCTAACGGGACTTTTACATAACAAAAATCACGGAGGAGGAATAAATACAGGAGATATTGCCAGCTTACTTACTAAAAATCCTACCGCTTTAATGTCCTTAATGAACATGCTCAGCACTTTAAAAGAAAAAAATCCTACTAAAAATGAAAATCAAAATGTCAAAAAAATTGTTCATGAAGAAAGCAAAAGCATTGCTAACAAAGATAAAAATAATCCATAAAAGCCGTACTTTTAGTACGGCTTTTATTCTTTAATCTAAATTCATCTAATTAATTGACTAGACTAATTCCATTGACAAATTAATATAAAAAGAATGAGTATAATTAAAAAGTTGTTGCCACATCCTTTGTTTTTATTGTGCTTATGGTATTCGTGACAATTTCGCTCATGATGTCCGCACTGATCATCCTGGTCACTATAATCATGATGTCTTTGGCTTAAACCTTCCACTTCGAATCCTTCACATTCAACTTTTTCTTCTTCTATCTCTTGTTCAAAAATACCCTCCATATCGCTCATTTCCTACTCCTCCTAACCTTTATTGGACTAATATATTTTATGCAGCTCCTTATAGGAGGTAACAGCCAAATAAAACCATTACGCTAGAAAAGCCGCAAACATTAGCGGCTTTTCTATTATCCTTTAGTGCCAGAGGCACCGCAGGGGATTTTTATCCAAGTATTAACCTGTAAATTATTTGGTTCTATACCAGGGTTCTGTGCCACTATAGCTTCCACAGTTGTATTGTAACGTTGTGCTAGTTTATACAAAGTATCTCCAGGCTGAATGCGGTAATAACAGAAGCTGTGGCTTGGTTTTCCCGGTTCAGGTTTAAGTGTTCCCTCAGGAGTTGGTGTACCTGTTGGCTTAATTGGCTTTTCCTTACCTGGTTTAGGCTTTTTAG
This genomic window contains:
- a CDS encoding aspartyl-phosphate phosphatase Spo0E family protein, whose amino-acid sequence is MGADCYLYKRIKSKSDELTRMAINSQRGLLDQEIYQKSCELDELIVRYMRIKRSRS
- a CDS encoding YbaB/EbfC family nucleoid-associated protein — encoded protein: MSMNFDNLFAQANQFKENMAQAKRTLAVKTTEVKGGQGAVSVIINGLGEIKEIRLSPNAMSTLGREKLQRVLTETVNAAFARSKDFAGKTMSELTGIDINSLSNLF
- the ypeB gene encoding germination protein YpeB; translation: MRKLLYIGLLTLFVIGLFAWGNWERAGKQRLSYALEAGYQNNFYNLVSHVEQSRILLGKSLISGSPKHNILYLTEIWNRAADAQNSLAALPITEVNMASTRKFLNQLGDYCFTLARAEANGRQLSNKDYEKLKYFYDETGRLSENLHEIETNFNQDGFRWTDAAVNTDWLKSAQAAPKKDLANFVDIEKRIQGLPTLIYDGPFSDHLELKKPLGLSGKNLVSSEAAAEAQKFLSFSKEQNYRIIRTSQVNGKIPAFNFILNPNQSKGLISVDVSKKGGHIITVLNNRTIGSKKISLEEAEDKANQFLKENGYQYMLPTYRITQDNSLVITYVYCQDNVVIYPDQLKVKVALDNGEIVGFESFSYLMAHHARKIPKAKLTERDVKARINPNVVVESMRQAIIPLENGKEVFTYEVKGVLRQEQYLIYINALNGDEENILKVMQQPGGNLVL
- a CDS encoding cell wall hydrolase; protein product: MNNIFSKRILLAVVLALTVVSLRQLALVQPQDIPQLLGAKFEVSSIPDPEPLEEEALPTQGEWSLVRRADEVNLLTRLVAGEATGEPYEGQVAVAAVMLNRVRNASFPNTISGVIYQPHAFESVTNGLIWRTANLATARKAAIDALNGWDPTYGALYFWNPYKQVSSWIWTRKIIRQIGNHVFGI